Within the Meriones unguiculatus strain TT.TT164.6M chromosome 2, Bangor_MerUng_6.1, whole genome shotgun sequence genome, the region CTGAAGCAGAGCCTGGGTGAGAAGCAGAGCTGGGAACCTGACTCcagtcctctagaaaagcaacatgtgctctcaactgctgagccatctcttcagcccctaattATCATTACTTTTGAGGAGgggttgcattttattttttgactctgactgtcctagaactcactctgttgactaagctgctctcaaactcaatgagatctacttgcctctgccgtccaagtgctgggattaaaggagtgtatcACCATCCCAGCCTTAATGTGATAGGTTTTTATCTGAATATGCATGTAAGTCCATAACCACCACCAGAAAATGAGCTCTTCTCCTGCTTGTGAGTGTTGCAGTCTTCCCCACCGTCCACTGGTAACCTCTCTGCTCCTATGAACTGTTTGTACTTTCTGTGTATAGTAATATTATCTTGAGATTCCTCTATGTTGTACCGGTGATACATTTCAATTCATGGCTATAACTCTGTCCACTCACTTAATGGTGGTGGACTTTTGTACTATAAAAATTTGGAtggatatttctctttttttctcctcataGTAGATAACTAGGAgaagaataataaatatttagtGTTTTTAAGAAACTGCCAAGCTTTCACTCCCATTGGTGGTGTCTAAGAATTCTAGTtactggccaggcagtggtggtacatgcctttaattccagcaggtAGAGTCaggctgatctttgtgagtttgaggccagcctggtctatagaagaaTTCCAGTTACTTCACAGTCTCAATAACTCTTATTTTGGTTAGTTTTTAAAACTATCCATTGTAATAATGTGTGGTTAACTTGCATTTTTTTGACTAAGGATGGCAACATATTCATGTATGTTAGTGAAACTGGGGATCTAACCCAGCACCTTATATTTATAGTACTAGACAAGTGGCCCACCCTctaggtttttattttctttctcattggTTTAACAAAATTTTTAGAATAGGTATATTGACTTTTATTGTAGTGAAATGTTAATAGAAatgagaacactttttttttttttttctgcagtctCAGAATGTTATCAGCCAAGGAAATAAGAAGccacaaattagaaaagaaaaagaagagaagattgAAAAAAGAAGCAACAGTGAGAGCAAAGAGAACCGGGAAGCAAAACTAGATGGTCCTATTGAGAATGTCAGCGAGGATGAGGCTCAGTCAAGCAGCCAGCGGAAGAGAGGTCAGCTGgcctgtgccttcattttaactTGAAGTTTTTAGACTGCATGGTGATGAATTGCATAAGTTAGCTGCCCTCCTTGTCATCAGGTGTTTATGTTGTGATAAACCATCTGTAGTAGCAACTGATTTGGCCTGTTCGGTCTTCTGCCTCCggtcccctctttctttcttttttcctttcttttttcctttcttccttccttcctttctttctttctttctttctttctttctttctttctttctttctttctttctttctttctttcttcctttctttcttcctttcttttttcctttctttctttctttctttctttctttctttctttctctctttccttctttctttcctttctttctctctttgcatTTAAACTCTGTACAAAAAACAAACTGGAGTGAAATCCTTATAGGTATTCCTTATAGGTATTTGTAGATGTGTCCTTGGAAAacattgttcttttaaatttacaTTGAAATTGCTGCCTGCATTTctgagaaaactgattttctaagggaaaaaaataagaacagttttagtcagtgttttgagaagtttttgtttatttgtttgttgtagcactgagtggcctggaactcacctgtCTTTTGTCTCCTTAATACAcatctgttttaaagatttatttttacttttaattatgtgcatgtatatgtgtgtgcctgtgtgtatattgTATGGTATGTGCATTTGGGCACAGTTACCCATGGAATTCAGAAGAGAGTATTTGATCCCTGGGATTGTAGGCAATTTTAAGTTTCCCAAgatgggtgctaggaatggaattaggtcctctggaaaaacagttcATCTGAACTGAACTATTACCACTGAATGGTcttttctccagccccaattttagTCAAGGTTTTTCCTGAAAAGATTAAGTTATGAATGAAAAACTAATgtcctaaatttttattttattttatttttttctggactCTTCATGGTTTAGGGACAAGCTTGGTAAAAGCCTATACTTAACCCATTCAGGGTTCTGAGCCTAGGATGAGCAGTAGGAGACATAGGAAAGGTTCATGTAACTTAAAATTAAGATTTTAAGGACCTTGGGAAGGCATTGAAGTGTTTACTCTGCAGAGGTGAAATGGCACATCAAGATACATGTCATGTAGTATTTGGTGCTTAACTTCTTTGTTGTCAGTACCAAATTTTCATATTCTAAGTACttacagggtttctgtgtatagttctggctgtcctggagctcactatgttgaCCAAGTTGGCTAGTTCCAGGACTtgcagagctacagagtgagaacctgtcttggaaaaacaagaaagaaaggaaaaagaaggaaggaaggagaaaagaaattaacagcactacaaatattttttttttaattgaaagtctTCATGTGTATCCCTAACAGAGTGGAACTTGAAATCCTTCAGCCCCAACCTCTcaggtgctagaattataggcaggAGCCACTTTGTCCAGCTTCCTTCATCTTCATTGTGTCTGTAGCATCTGTAATATAATGTCTGTAAAGAAAATTGGACCAGAGAGGAAACATCTTATGCTTATTCCTCATAAACTTTGAGAAACCTCTTATTAGCAGTAATACAAATGATTACCTCAGTGTTCTGAAGCCATagtctctggttttgtttttatgtttgtgtgtgtgtgtgtgtgtgtgtgtatgtatgtgtatgtggtttgtgtgtgcatgcacatgtgtgcatgttcagGCCAGTTGCTCTCAGTCTTGTTTATATGAGATGgtttctctcactgaacctggaggttCCCTGCCTCCCAGCCCTGAGTGTCAACATCAGAGGACtggctttatgtgggtgctgggggtggaactcaggacctttactTGGCTAACAAGTGTGTTACTGGTGGACTCACCTTCCTAGGCCCTGGATATtggtttgattgatttttttttttttttttttttttatttactggcTTTTCACTTGCTATTGAGAAATATTTGCACAACCTTAATTAAGGATCAGACTGTTAAGACAGAAAATTTTCTGTTGGTATTCTATAGATAATCCATTTAAGGACAGActgaataattaaaatttattgctTTTAGAATTGCAGAGctttaataaaaatgtacattatcttgaaatgattttgttttgtttcttcaagcTAATAAGCACAAATGGGTACCACTCCACTTAGATGATGTGAGACCAGACAGCCAGGAAAGACCTGGGTCCCGGAACAGCTCTAGATGTCAACCTGAAGCAAATAAACCAGCTCACAGTAATAGGAAAAGTGATTCACGAAGTAAGTGTCATTTCAAGAATGTCAGGAATTTGAAGGAACATAGCTTTAGTGCTTATCATTGGAACTGTATAGAGTAAGCTACAGACACATCTCTTTAACTCTGCATATCTTCAGAGGACATGTTTAAAAATAGTGTAAGTATGGCACTTAACAAGGCTGAATGTTAACACAGTGTAACTATCTATAACCTTAGACaggtttggttttcattttttatcattctttttttttttttcaagacagggtttctctgtgtaacagtcctggctggcctggaacttaactGTGTAGAATGATTAcatagcctcaaattcagagagatccacctgcctctgcctcccatatgcTGGGTTTCAAGGTAAGCACTGCCGCCACCACCTTGTTTAACTTTATaccttgttttgtattttgaaacaggatctctctagTTAGCTGGGCCAAGTCAGGCACTTATGTACCTAACCTTAGATttttgatctttctgcctcatcctcccaagtgctaggattacagagaGATGCCATCACTCTGGTTTTCTAGTCTTTGTTACAGTTCTCTGTCTCCCCATCTGGTCTGGCATTACacattgcttttgttgtttttctttttcatctctgtGTTGCAGCATATTTGATCCCATTTTGAACttcaaaattgtgaactgtaaaaaccctgTCTCTTTAGTATGGTTgagcctttaatccaagaactttctgttgtAAACcagtgattatggtatggttcacccagccctagcacacacctttaatccaagagctttccatacacaggatttaataaagttaacctactagctcagagaggcagagaaagtaaccaactaaccttccttctcagctcaggtctggatggaaaaaaatccaaaaggctcactacctcagctgacagcccaggagcaaaaggccaaaggcttgctaggtcaaagcccaaaaagccagggagctgaggtgCTAAAGCCAGAACTTGAGCTAGtagccctttcttcttttccaagctgaaatgatgatgtgcacaacagataTTACATAAGataggtttattggatggagatggagagagagagagatgatgggggaggggaggaggtgccctgacagagaaaggggagaaatcaGGAGAGAGCAATGAGCacaagagcaagagcaagagagagggcaAAGGGACAGGGGCCTATTTATAGCTTCTGCACAGCTGAACTGTGCCAGCCAGGTATTTCTACCTGGTGGGCAatgcatgatgacatcataggttactaggcaacccaaaagcaggctgcctaaatactaacattcctctctttctataactaaaaaatgaggagcttgggctgcttctcatgtaaggcaaggtaaagtatataaatgtaggtttattggaaacagctcttggttgccatgcaagggtgagagagagtgtgtgtaatATGTTGTATTAGgccattaatatttactattgatatatcttttagtaaagctgtggttaatcctaaacagctgactaaccacacagagactaggatttatttaattaacctagaacacaatgctgggcaatagttactcaaTCCTAAACCCCCAACCCTGCatagtttctaccattcagatttacccattatacttgcttttagtgatatcttaggtcatcttaggtctggttcatttctccacgttGTTCCAATTTCTCTCCTCCAGCTTTTCCTCTTccagcttctgctcctcctcctccctccttccccctttcctcctgctcccttcctttcctccgactctgaaccaggatgtcccaccctatcctttccattgctcaacattgtggctggttgttttatttgacaatttagagaacaaatggtggcatgtttacacaaacttgggaCAGGTGATGCTTATCACAAAGCAATGACCAGATTGCAACCAGATAAtgggtggggggagaaatcagcatttgaatgaacaagggttaaggtgtatacattccaaaagaactttaTACCAACAGTAATAGAatcaaaatgtccagattacatggtgaggaggaggggaagcccctgctcTGAAAAGTTCAGGATAGAGGGTGGAGTTTGCCAGCTGTGCATAGCAGCAGATAGGGtatgaggaatgctgggagaacctgaagcacaccattccagccttttgtttgAAAACTCTTTGTTTGAATGCTAATTGGATACTTAAAATACTATTCTGTACCAAAGCCCAAGAAGGTAGAAGCCACGCCCCAAAGCTGAGGTGGGAGCACATCCTAAACCCTTTCTGGCTGATGGCTTACAGGACAATacagattttgtgtgtgtttttttttgttttgttttgttttgttttttgtttgttttgtttttttgttgttgttgttttaaataggCCCTGGACTCCAAGAGTGTTGGGGAGAAGATAGTTGAaggtcttttgtttctttttgttaatttcaaAAGACTGGGTCTcatagcacaggctggccctgaactttcTGTGTTgaagaggatgaccttgactttCTGATCCTCTCCCCCTACCCCCACACCCCCAGCTTCCCAAGTGCATGCCCCTCAGTTTGAGATCGGGTGCCtgccagccttttgttaataataagtaaataatggGTGGAGATTCTCTTCTAGGTTCGTCCTGCTGACACCTTGGGTGCTGTAGGGAGATCAAAatgctgaaatgctggccaagtccaggaagaacaggctgtttgatgctgtccagagtctgtaagaacatccatggctgggaggggaAGTGCAGGTCTGGCTTGATGCAGTCTGTGAGGTTAGACTAGAACACTTGTGTAGCTGCTTTGGTgttgtggatgtaggaaacacaGGGGTCTGGCAGTATACTGGGACATATATAtaagcagaagacaaagttaagtaggttatggaggaAATTTTGGTGTaagtttaaaacttttgggagagcaaacagaggtggaagAGACTtaaacatgggaacctccatttacccagtcattggcagtaattaaaaaggttttgctttggatctgtcatctaaggaaattgaggccacaTTTGTTTGCAGaggtgtgtaagcttagaggcccttaaagcaggCGCTAGGTGTAGGAATCTGGAAGAACGgacgaatggactattcccattgggcagctaggagtcagtgacctatcaaggcatcccaagagcaaggtttgactcagtgaGTAGATTAGTATGGTACAATCTATTCCAACAGCTCGACAGCATTGGCCAGAGAGCAAGGGCACAGTTGCTGTAGCAGACACAGTTTACCTAGCTAGGATTTtgtagagagaaggggagggagtgaAACCATGCTGGTAAAAGAAATCTTTTTCTCCCAAGGGAGAAAAAGGTTTTAAATAAAGGGTTTGGATGTAGTTCAAAGAGTGGTAGGAAGCATTTACCCCAACCAGAAGTGAAGATTCACCAGTTAGCCTGTGTTGGATGTAGGAATATAGCAATTGAGTAGCCAAgaaaggggagtcccaaaaccaagGAAAGGGGAAGAATCCCATACTCTGAGATAGGtaataggtgcagtacttatcaGGAGATcaactgacctgagaggtggattcaggtggatttcctgcagcttacaagaattacttttaagttttacaaaggagataaaaactttagacatgttagcacaCAATTATAATTTTCAGTGAAATGTACATTatggaaaaaggcagtagacatacacgtttgtgttaacagcataaacatTCTTTAAGATGAGCTCTGATGTTAGGATTGTGCGGCAGGAGCTATATGGCAGGTTCATAAATCACGTCAcgtgactggttccatgtgggaggttttatTGGGGGAAGGGGtctcacagagaccatctctaggtaaggtaggagagagagagagaaaggatgagtCCTCTCATGTGACCCAGCACATGTGCAGGTGTTTGCTGGTGGTGGCgtgtggcctcacagatgccttatgtcccatttgtcaggtcccccaggggctggctgtagagatgcctgcttatggatcccaacacaGGCTGtgttaaatacccctcaactcgaAGTCCTTCCTCCTGTTTAATCCTTGACAGCTAGTTTCTTGCTCAGCATCTTGACCTAGGATTGACTTATTAAGTCCTGTGTATggaaagctcttagattaaagaTTCAtgctagggctcaaccacaccaaagaaagaggggttttacagttcacaattttggggttcacaatgggatcaaatagtcTGCAACATCTCCATCATTGTCTTTAATAgttcttttgctttgtctttcctgacattgattttttttaagataatatgTGATGATGAATTATGGAATTAGTTAGGGACCTTTTCTAATACTAGctctagttcccaaataattgacAGAGACCTATTAAATTTATCCACCAAGCTTTAAGCTCTATACCTGGGTAGATAGCCACCTATTTTAACCCAGTTATGCTAGTCTGGCTGCCTCAGCCATGTGACCTTTTACTTGCAATCTCAGTCTTACCTTGACCTTCTGCTGTAACTCTCTGTCTTCATGGGGAACTCCTGCTTGTCCTCCTCCTGGCCACTTCACTAGGATAGGAAGTGCATCCTTCCTATTCCTCTGCCCAGTCATTGGCTCTCCAGCATTGTTTACACAACATTCATACAGTAGACTCTTCATAGAAGTGATAATGCCCACATTTACAACCAgatctgggggtggggagcataGAAAACAGTATCTGAATACATGGTACACAAGACATCCCCCAACATATTACTGTGGTTtttggaacagggtttctctgtgtacctcattctgtctggaactcattatatagtccaggctggccttgaattcagggattggtcagcttctgcctccagttaaagtgctggaattaaaggcatgtaccacactACTCCCTGTAAGGTAAAGGAATTATTTTAAACAGATACACTTTactttgggtttgttttgggtcATGTTTACTTATGATTGATTTTGAATTACTAATTTTTACTAGGAAtaccttattatttttttctttttaattttttttttctttaaggcagAGTCTCTGTATAgaccagagatccaccttcctcttctgtttcccaGTTGTTGGGAATAAAAATGTGCACCACAGTGCCTGGCATCTACATACTTTCTAAAATGACATTTATGTTTAAATCACATCAGACTTTTTATGAGTTCATTATGGTATGGTATAAAATAAGCCCTATGTTGGTTAAAGGAAAGAGTACTTGGTTTATCTACTTTAGATATGATATCACTGGGTATTGttgcccagactggcctagaactcaaaatCCTCCTACTTCAGCCTTTCAATATCTAGAATTGTAAATGTGTGCAACCATTTTTTAGCAAGAATATTTTACGGTCTGGAGAGATAATTCAGTGCTTAAAATGCTCATTGCTCCTGAAGAACaccagtcccagcacccacatagcagcacACACCCACCTGTAACCAGTTCCAAGGATCCAGGGGCCTCTTCTAGCATCTGTGGGCTCTTCTACACATGTGGTAGACATAAATCCATGCATAAACAGACACATATATTACAAAGAAATGTAAGTTGTCATTGAGGATAGAGTTATAGGGCATCGGCTCTCAGTAAGGAGATAATGTTAGATGGCGTTACTGAGGAATGAATAGATGCTATGGGGGCTGCCTAATGAGCAGAAGTGATATGTGATGTGAAACATCTGAATAGCACACAGGGTAGTTACATATCACCCTCCTCTAACCAGCATCAAAAAGATGAGGTTGAAAATCTTCGTTCTTGATGCAGGCAGTGGTGGtccatgcccttaatcccagcagcactcaggaagtagaggcagacagatctcttgagtttgaggcaagcatctggtctacagagtttcaggatAACCAAAgaggaaaccctatctcaaaaaaagcaagaatgaaaagaaaaggaaatccttGTTgctaatatttgtttgtttacataaATATTGGATTTCTCcaaattagttttttttattctggtaatttctttttttaaatttttaaaaattccttattaattacactttattcactttgtatcccccctgtggtttcctcccccttctgcacacatgcccctccccaagtccactgataggggaggtcttcttttccttccttctgatcctagtcaattaggtctcatcagaagtggctgcattgtcttcctctgtggcctggtaatgctgctccacactcagggggaggtaatcaaagagcaggccaatcagttcatgtcagagacagtccctgttcctattactaaggaacccacttggatactgaactgccatgggccacatttgtccaaattagtttttaaagttgATATTTTCATTGTCACTAACAGCATACCATATCCTGTCTGATCTTCTGTCATGATCAGAATTTTAGCTGATAGCATAGCTTGTTGTGGAGTGCTAAGCTATCATGCAAAATGCTCTATATtaccaaaagaacaaaacaaaattgataTCACAGGACTTTAAAATGCCTATCAGACTGGAGACATGACTTGTTCCTCAGGGTCAATCAGATGGAGCATcattctttaaatatatttattatgcatacactGTTCTGCTTGTATGTgggcttgcatgccagaagagagcaccgaatttcactatagatggttatgagccaccatgtggtttctgggaattgaactcaggatctttggaagaacagccaatgctcttatcCCTAGTCCCGGATcatattttatgttcatttaCTACTAGTATGTCTGTGTTATGCCTGTTAGCAGTTTTTTCATTcatgttaaatattttatgtttgcATAAGAGATACtggtggtagagtgtgtgttATACAGTTCTCGTGTGTCTTCTTTAtctggatttttaaaatgtgctttcagtttctcttttctttaaaacacataccttctatttccatgttttttGGAAATTGTATTTTTAGAGGAGTTTTACATGTAAATTCAGTAGCCATGGGGCAGTGTGAATATGCGTGTAGCAGCACATTCTTAGCAGAGGACCTCTTTGTCTTTCTAGTGTATTATTTACTTACTATAGAATGTTGTTTATATGGCCAGTACATTCCTTACCCCCACCCATTTTTTATGTCAAAGATATTAACGGTCACCTTGGATTTCTTCCTGTGTTTGAAGACAGCCCAACCACTACTCTCAACTAGTTAATATAGAAGTGAGAGAGGGTGTGGTGGCTCCTGCCtaataatgccagcactctggaaagTTTAGGCAAAAAGatctaagagttcaaggccagcctgggctaccaagTTAGAGTCTATTTCAAAAACCTCCAAAGGGGAGCCAGGCCTGGTGTTTATAAGTAATGCTTGTCTTGAATCCCATCACTTGAAAGGTAACCGCAGACATATTTCTGAATTTAGTGCCAGCCCCAGCTACATAGTGATACTTTCTCTGaaaaaaactatccaaagaaaGGTGGGTAGGGGattaatataatcaaaatacattgtatacagatatgaaattatcaaaaaataaataaaagataccaAAGAGAAAAAATGGGGGAGGGTAGTTATTATGTTTTCATAAAGATAATTGTATTATTTTAATCACAAATTTgaatgtattaaatatttttattttaaggttgGAGACGGGATAGAGAAAAGAGAGATGATCAAGATGAAGTATCCAGTGTGAGAAGTGAGGGTGGTACCATCCGAGGTTCCGCTAGAGGCCGGGGAAGAGGCCGTGGCCGGGGAAGAGGCCGAGGTCGAGGAAACCCTAGATGTATGACacaagattctttttttcctttgttaaatTAGataagctttgaaaaaaaaagttaacaaatGTCCTCATTTTTCATATTACCCTGtattatgttaatttttttacatttttagttaTGTATGTGTTACATGTGTGTTTAGGACAGTGTGCTATGCTgtgcatgtggaaatcagaggacaaattGCAGAAGTTGGTTCTTTCTACTATGTGTGACCTGAGGACTGTACTCAGGGTGTTAGGCTTGGtgacctgctaagccatctcactgacctttCATGATGTTTCAGCTAATTATTTTAGTTTGGCTGTAAATTCAGTTTTGTGTTTGAAGTTCTTTATTTTGGATTTCTCTTCATGATTACtgcttactttttttatttttatttttttaactgtggTCACCTTTCTCTTACTTTGTGTCTAGTGAACTTTGATTATTCATATGGTTATCGAGAGCCAGGGGAAAGGACTGATCAGCCGTTTCCCACAGAACTTAGCACCAGCATGATGTATTACTATGATGATGGCACAGGTGTGCAGGTGTATCCTGTGGAAGAAACACTGCTTAAAGAGTACATTAAGCGCCAAATGTAAGTAGATGTCAGGCAAAGGCAGAGGATGGTATAGTCTATTTCTGTAGCAAATTTATGTCTATTTTATCACATATTCAAAGCTGAAATAGTAAAAATTAGAGAATGAGaatattgttttggtttttttctaggAGAATGACAAAATAGGTATTTACaaatttttgtctttgttcatGTTCCTGTCATTCTCCTGTAAGACTATAAAACTTCtgcatattattttaaattaaggaaAATGTTTCTTATTTGCAAATAGACGTTTATATGAAAATTTGTAAACGAGTTggtatgatggtgcatgcctgtaactccagcactacACTAGGATGGCTAAagcaggattgctgtgagttcaaagctagctgaAGATGCAgcacaaaaccctgtctcaaaaagcaaaacagatatgaaaaataacaataataaaaatacttgtAAATGATTAAAATAGTGCctgatgttttaaattttttcataggAATTGATTGCTTCATTAAATGTTTTTAtccttttttagatttttttttaaagataatatttagatagtgttctgcctgcatgtatatcagaagagggcaccagatctcactgtagatggttgtgagccaccatgtggttgctgggaattgaactcgggacatctggaagagtagccagtgctcttaacctctgagccatctctctagcccttgttttattattatttttttaaatcttttaagcTCTTATTTCTTCATGATATCTATTAAAGGAGACTGTTTTAGTTCAGACCTTACTTCTCCATAAGATCTACTAACCCTTTTGCTTATTTGGATGGTATGTTTATATAATGGaaatcataaaaaatataaaacaaatcttaaaacaaCCTTCCCAAGTGATTTGTGTAACCAATTGGGTAaaatcttaattatttttctactttgcATAACaaagaaaatggtttatttttgaGAGGGCACaagcattttaaaaaaacaaccatttttataaaaaaaaaaagaacctgaatCCCTCTCTGTGACTAGTAATTAATTTTTTCATTGGTCATCTTGATGCCTGTGATTGCCTCGATGGTAGATGTGATGTACTCTCAGAGCAAC harbors:
- the LOC110552044 gene encoding la-related protein 1B-like isoform X2, with amino-acid sequence MANWPTPGEVVNTGSQNVISQGNKKPQIRKEKEEKIEKRSNSESKENREAKLDGPIENVSEDEAQSSSQRKRANKHKWVPLHLDDVRPDSQERPGSRNSSRCQPEANKPAHSNRKSDSRSWRRDREKRDDQDEVSSVRSEGGTIRGSARGRGRGRGRGRGRGRGNPRLNFDYSYGYREPGERTDQPFPTELSTSMMYYYDDGTGVQVYPVEETLLKEYIKRQIEYYFSIENLERDFFLRRKMDEQGFLPISLIAGFHRVQALTTNLNLILEALKDSTEVEIVDEKMRKKIEPEKWPIPGPPPRNVPQTDFSQLIDCPEFIPGQAFGSHTVRVMIY